In Tamandua tetradactyla isolate mTamTet1 chromosome 7, mTamTet1.pri, whole genome shotgun sequence, the following are encoded in one genomic region:
- the LOC143690623 gene encoding olfactory receptor 6C76-like: MKNQTSVKDFILLGLTQNPKLNVLIFLFLFVTYILSIIGNLTIITLTLIDSQLKTPMYFFLRNFSFLEISFTTVSIPRFLVSIVTGKMSISYHSCMAQLFFFILLGSTEFFLLTAMSYDRYVAICKPLHYPTIMNSKVCIQLVISSWLAGFFIIFPPVIMGLQLDFCDSNIIDHFTCDSSPMLLISCTDTAFLELMGFFLAVCTLLSTLTLVILSYAFILRTILRIPSTEQRKKAFSTCSSHIIVVSISYGSCIFMYVKTSAKEGVAFTKGIAVLNTSVAPMLNPFIYSLRNQQVKKSFKNAFKRCFSNKFYS; the protein is encoded by the coding sequence atgaaaaatcaaacatCTGTGAAAGACTTCATCCTTCTGGGATTAACACAGAATCCAAAGctaaatgttttgatttttctatttctgtttgtcACATATATACTGAGTATAATTGGAAACTTGACAATCATCACCCTCACTCTGATAGATTCCCAACTCAAAActcccatgtatttcttccttagGAATTTCTCTTTCCTAGAAATCTCATTCACAACAGTTAGCATTCCTAGATTTCTAGTCAGCATTGTAACagggaaaatgagcatttcttatCATTCTTGCATGGCCCAACTGTTCTTTTTCATCCTCCTTGGTTCAACAGAATTTTTCCTGTTGACTGCCATGTCATATGATCGTTATGTGGCTATCTGCAAGCCACTGCATTACCCAACAATAATGAACAGCAAAGTGTGCATCCAACTTGTAATTAGCTCTTGGCTGGCTGgatttttcattatctttccaCCTGTGATCATGGGTCTCCAACTGGATTTCTGTGACTCCAACATCATCGATCACTTCACTTGTGACTCTTCTCCTATGCTGCTGATCTCCTGCACAGACACAGCATTCCTAGAACTCATGGGTTTTTTCCTGGCAGTGTGCACTCTCTTGTCAACCTTAACATTAGTGATTCTTTCCTATGCATTCATCCTTAGAACAATTCTTAGAATCCCTTCTacagagcaaaggaaaaaagCCTTTTCCACTTGTTCCTCACACATCATTGTTGTCTCTATTTCTTATGGAAGCTGCATTTTCATGTATGTTAAAACTTCAGCAAAAGAAGGAGTGGCTTTTACCAAAGGTATAGCAGTGCTCAATACCTCTGTTGCCCCAATGCtaaatcctttcatttattccttaagGAATCAACAGGTTaaaaagtcctttaaaaatgcattcaaaaGATGTTTCTCAAATAAATTCTATTCATAA